The genomic interval CTagtaaaaagattggtggcgactcctagtttttaaaattttcactcgCATCTGGAGGTCGGGTTttcggacccgcacgttacgacaacttttaattttttcatgcTATCAATTATGTTTTGTTTGCATTGGTTAGATAGATTCTTTATAATAGACACAAAactttaaaaagtaaattcaattctagcaaaaaaagaaaaaaataaagattaaacGAATTATAAAATAACCGAAATAAAAAGACAGCTATTAATAAACAAAgcaaagtaaataaatatattaatataaaaagaaaataagtgaGTATGCTATTATTCATAAGTTGATTAAGTTAGAACACTTTACAATATATGATCTGCAGATTGAGTTTGCACTTGTACACAATTAAAGACACTCTAAAACAACCTGCAGCATATAAattatacaaacattctatttacacaaatttaaagaaaacattTTTAGATAATATACTTTAACAATATAATCAATATGTCACATTAATAAAGCTTATGCTATTTCCAACAATatataaagaatataaaaaattaaaagaatataattgaATGTGACAGGGATATAATCTATAGCAATTTGATAAGATAAGTataaacaaaaggaaattaatatgAAACAAATAACAATGAGTGACATATCAAATAGCTACCTAAATAGcaaggaaaaaaggaaaaaaaaaaaagaatgcaaTGCGAACATTGAAACCAGATTtgggaaaaataaaatcaaacataTAATTACAGGCAAACAAACTaataaaaagttcaaaatatacTCAAACAACCCTTAAGTCATGATATCAATAAGAGTAATAAGTAATATCTTAAACATATAGCCAAAGCaatactataattaaataattacttcaaaattcaatatactacaaaaaattataaagaatgtAATCAAATGAAAGCAAAATTTCTAATAAGGACTGGTTAATTTTTTGCTTCGTTTAAGTTTTCTTGATTTAgaagagataaaataaaaaaaaaacaataaataatatgtACATCAATCATTATCAGAACAGGTAAGGTTGATACATATATTGATAAGAAATGAGAACAAAGattaaacaaaaacagaaCATAGATGACATGTGATAGATCAATTCGATCATAAATTTGTaacatattttaaaacaatcaaaacaaagaagcaacaataaattaaaatatccttTCATATCAACAATGTaagaagaaataaagtaaatatgtaataattaatagcaaaaaaaggttaaaacaCTTAACGATATATAATGGCTAGTTAGTTTGTATTCATATACAATCAAATACAGTTTAAATCATATGACTAACATATGTAGAAGTAATTAACCATAAACGTAAAGAGAACAAACtattacaattaattttagttaCAAATCAATATATGTCACATTCATAACtaaacataataataatatattaaattaaaaatcatattacaATAGCTAAACGATATGTAATCGCTAGTTGGCTTGTATTCATACACAATCAAATACAGTTTAAATCATATGATTAACATGTGTAGAAGTAATTAATCATGAACGTAAAGTGAACAAACTATTACAGgtaattttaattacaaattaatatatgtTACATTCATAACTAAACATAatagtaatatattaaattaaaaaatatattacaatAGCCAGAATAAATAACTACCTATAGCTGTgttcaaaacaaaatgaaaacacaacatttatatattaattaaataaacaaaatttaagaaaCTCAACCAGCAATAATAATGaacataatataataaaaataatcatagaGATACAACATTGGTTTTacaatataatcatataaagaTTGCATAGACACAGGTGTTAAAGATCATCATTCCCCCAAAACAACNatatatatatatatatatatatatatatatatattaattataaaaacccAAATTTAAGAAACTCAATACCAAAAGGATGTATATAATTTAACAGATTCGCACCTAATTGATAAAGTGAtccttttaaatatttcttgaCATTAAACAAACatgaaaaaatataacataataaatgaaaaaagctagcaataataataaaaataataacagagatattttttaaaaaaatataataggttttttttttactggTAATTCTTGCAAGGCCCAACTACCgtgtataatttttattaaataacgGAAAAATAAAGTACAAAAAGGTCCAGAGTTACATGAGATCGAGAAGGATTAAGTAGAGTACCTATAATGAAATGTTTCATTTTATGACCATATTTTTACTACCgtcataaaattgaaacactaCCATGTTACACAACCCTAAACCAATTTTCCTCTAATAAAATTGACTTTAGAAGCATCTATCATGGGTTCCGAACTGActaagatttttatttttacaataaTTGTAATTTTGGATTCTTCTCTGGATTAGTGCACTAGAAATACCTCTCGCGTTCTCAACTAGCTACAAAGTTCACCGAGATGGCATCTTCATCCGAAGCCTCATCATTTTGCCCCATATCCATCGTTTTATCTGAGGCTAAACtgaatattttatcaattgaAAGTTCAGTGTCTGAATGTCTCCTATGCTGTACCCTAGGATGGACCTCAATTTCTGCACAATTTGTTCTGGAGACAGAGGGAAACGAAGGAACATCACTTAGTTCTTTATTGTACATGCACTTACCCAAGGCGAACTCCAAGTTTGGAGGATTTTCAGCATAGTCTTCCATTCTGCCACGTGAGCATGCCTCAGATGAACTAAGTGATGTTCATTAGTGTTACAATAACAGAGATAGAACATTAGTGTTACAATAACAGAGATAGAACATTAGTGTTacaatataatcatataaagattgcataaacatagtgtcagttaaaattctactacgcaagtatacgtatcgaatagatagtatattagcaagcagagtatcgatcccacagagaattgatctaaaactttactaagtactaaaattagaacaatttaatcttatccaaacaatcaaaattaattaattagctaaaactaattaatcaaaatttagaCTAAAacgaaaaatcaaaattataataacttgaaaaaatatcaaatcaaagaagcctaggattacaatatccctcacacttcatttaaatcttacctctcttcatTAACTTATTTCGATGGggtgaattgctaacctagagtcctaaattatttataagggtctttggactcatcttataaaaatatctattttaaccaaaacactatatccctatgtgaattgaaattaaaatagactcattaagtgcaggctctaatctggctacatatggcctataggtatatccctatcctatacgcaaatcaattaatatgatcatatactatctcaattttagtatactctaaactccctttcccaagtttgtttaggttcctagatcaatttaattggtacccaagcaattaaaagcattaagaacaaattggaataaacaattcaaatcccattaaaaataagtaagaaaaagattaaaaacttagattacatgtgagttcaattgaaatcctagaaaaaaaaattagcttctcataattacaaaaacaaataacattaaaataaattcaaccattgagagtaataagaaaaataaatccaagaaagaaaacaaaacaatatttgccgccttgatctccaagtttcagcctcaacttatagcttcttgaatctccaaaAGTCTCCCTTAATGTTGTtaacatatcctatttatacaaATACGcttaacctaaagttccttaagctgacctagggtttaattgtgcttaaaagtgtaatgagaggtccaaaaaatcaattgtcaatCTTTACAATTTTTCATTCCTGGCACAGTACGTCCAGCCATTTTCCGacatgattttctctatcttatgaaagttgtagctatgtttcttagctttccaatggtccaagaatcgcatcatttggagttctgtaacTTGAGTTATGGCCAAAACACTGAAGTATATGCAAGCAGACTTTCGAGTCTTTCAACatcttactttccaaaattaagctcaattttttttaattcctacaaaatataaaaactaataaataataactaaattaaaaataataatataaaattacaataactcacttaaaaataaactaattataaaaacaactaaaaataaataaattataattgaaaattgaagacttagctaatatttaataataaaattagaataaaataattctataaaataaaattatctcaTAATCCTTAAACTTTATCCTTCCCCctaaaataatcaacaagatAACTAATTTATCAAAAAGAGAACCAAAACACAACCTATATTTTAgtcaaagaacaaaaattgtAGTAACTCAAGACTATAATAGTATTTGTTCCAATTAACATGATTAGTGCAGGTGAACAaatgataaagaaaatttatttttgagtaTCTTACTTAGTTGAGAAGTTAATCCCCTTAAGCTCCTTAACATtgagttttaaaaaaattaatgactTGAGTTTTTGCTGAactaaacaaacaaacaatttttcattgtaattatattgtttaaatttaaattacaaccaatgaaaaaaaattgatagcATCgactattttttaattaaatattgttCAGCTCAATCTTGACTCAACTTAAAAACATTATCTTATTGGATCAATATTgagattttattataatttacttccagtagatattataaaaataataaacactaatataaaaatattttttattttaatttttagtgaCGTAAAATAAGTCTATGACTGAGATTGGGCTAACTCTTCAAGATTTCAACTGAAGTAATCCTCGTTCAAGCCGACCTAAGCATGCTCCATGGGTATTTGTAGCATTAAGATGTTAATTTGGGTATGATATGACATTGAAGTTGAATTCTTTTGTCACGTCACACGTGGCAAAAACAATCTCTttagttcttttcttttttctaacaatcacttttgtattttttttctctttttctattttcttcttttatctatatgtatttttaataaataaaaaaattaaattttaaacttgaacctttaaaaaaaaagaataataatatttttattttcgtATCACCAATTCTGATAGCACCGATCACCCTATACTGTACTCAACATGCGAACAACCAAGTAAAATTGTCAAAATGCAAATTCGAGAGgttaatgattaaattgcaTATAATGTTTCAATTCCATATATATTGTTGATCCTGTTTACCCTAGAGACTTGTGACCTTATGATACAAACGAATATGGAGAAAGGAATTGGAACAAATTGAATGGTGTAAGAGCCCTGGAAGTCTGTGATCAAATGATATGAAAATCCTAAAGGcatattcattttaatttaatcttgGAGCCCCAAATGACTGAGCCCTAAGCCTTTGAGAAATATGCCAAGTGCATTGAAGAAGCTTGAAGAAATACGTATTTGAGCCAAGAAAAAACATAGAAGACAGAAAAGGAAACAAGCCTCTTTGGACTGGGCTTAGAATAACTCGTATGTGTTACTAGTTGGACGGGATCTGAACCTTTCAACACCTATACAcgcacatatacatatatatattgattctGTATCATAAATGGAAGTTTAAACTGGGCATAACTTCCccacaagaaaaagaaaaagaggctTTGGGCCTTAGGCTGCGTTTAAAAATAGTATTGAACTTAGGTTGAGCCCATAAAAAAAGTCTCAAGGCAGTCAGGACAGCTGCTAATTTCACACTGAACAAGTTCGCAACCTCCTAAACCTCCTGATAAAGGGCAGAGCCTAATCTGAAatcttttataataataatcaaaaacaGTTTTATCAGCTAAGGTAGTTGCGTtgaattgttttcatttgTTGAAGGTAAGATTCAACACTACTGAGTAATGGGTTGTGTTTTACTTGGCTTTGGACAAGGCTTGCATCAATTAAAAGATGAAATGTTTACAGCCTTCATGTACATCTTAAAACAATGCCAAGCCCCATGTCTTGACATCTTTCATTAATTCCAAGCACAAGTTAACCAGAAAATGAAATGTTTGAACCATACTAAAGGAATAAATCAGAAGCTATAGAAGGACGTATCCTCGACGTGTAGTGCAACGCAGGCCATATGGGGGTTAGAAAACAGAAAAACCATGGCTCAACACTCggtataataataattcaactTGGTCACGAGGATGTGGCAGGAAAAACTCGTAGAGGGAATCAATCAGAAGCAAAGTTTCTTTCTCGAAAAAGGACTTTACGTTTCAAAGAATCTTTTTTAGGCCTCAAGACCAACCTTGAAAAGTTCTCCTTTGCCTTGGGCAGGATGGATGGATACAGGGAAAAGAACACAACATCTTGATTTTAGTCAGAAGAAAACATAGGGTCATGAAATTTGTACAGCtactattatatattatattatattatattatattttaacttCAAAAGCACAGGCTCCAATCATACTCATAAGCTTAATCATATGGGGAACGAAATCACATAGAAAACAGTTTAGACTTTCTTCATCGTCAGTCTGCAAAAGTACCTTGTGCACAACAGGAGAATATTTCGACAACTGTTAAAAAGGATAAAAGGCTTTTGAGCCAAACCTGTTGAAAGATGGAAAGTTACAGTCAAATGCAGAGTAACACGTAACTCATTTTCACTAGAAAGAGAGCAGCCACAAGAAAAAGCCAACAGATAAATTTAACTCCAACATATGAGAAAAAAGTTAAATGTTATATTTCCAGCCAACTTAGGAGAAAACACAACTATATTCGCCAAACTGAttggaacaaaaaaaaaaggctcaTACGGGTTCCTCTTTGTTAAACCCCATTCACATCATAAGATACCCATagtaaaacaaagaaaacaagttagagTAATCACACTTTTCCTAGAATTTACAGCAAGTCTCTATGCAGCAACTTCAGTTAAAGGAACTTCGACTGAGAGTGGCGTGGCTGTTGTCATTTGAGTAGCAGTTGTCATTGGAGTTGCAGAAGTTTCAGGTAGTGATTGCAAGAACTCAGTATAGTTGAAATCAATCTGTAATCGGTGATGGAGTGGTGTTGATGCCATTAAACCCTTCTTGATATCTGCCTGCAACTCCCTAATAGGTATAGCAGCCAAGAAGCTCTTTATGTATTCCTTGCAGGACTCCTTTCCTTGGCAAACAAcctcctctctctcttcaCTCTTGATTGATTCCTCAGGTTTGGTTGCTATAGCCCCTGCAGCAGGACCCTCCTCCTTCCTGTTGACCTGTTGAACCTGTGAATTTTTGGGTTCTGCTGCAGCTGTTGCAATCTGCTGGTCACTACTCGACTTATCATCTGATGATTGAGCCACATTTGGTAGCTTGTGAATTACAGTATTGCAGTCAAATTTCAAGATGTAAGCTTGATTGCATCCCTCATAAAGCCTCTCTCCTAATGTGTCAATGATGTAGTAAGCCTCTGGTTCAACCTTGAGGATAAAAAAATGGTCATTCCAACTAACAATGTAAACCTGAGGTTCACCAGTGTTAGGACATTCTGCACCAGCACGACTAATCTCATCCCAGATGTTATCAAAAGACATTGCACCATGCAAAAAGTCAAATCTTCCCTCATCCATCCCTTCTGGATGGAAAAATCCAATAAATGACTTCCTTCGCACTACAGAAAGAGGACGTAATTTTGCTTGGAGAACTGTCTCAAGGTCAAAGTGCTTGTCAGGGAACCGCTCCCTATAGGTTTCATTCTCACAGAGGTTCCTCCATTCCAATGAGCCTTCTCTAATCAAACTATCAAATTGGGACTTAATAGGCATCAAATCACGGTTGTTCTGAAACCAATCAGCAATTACAGCAACAAGGGCTGTACATGCACTTTCACCAGCTGCTCGCTCGCTCCGTTGATCAATAGAAGCAAAGAAGACCTGTGCTTGAAGCTTCATGTGTCCATCACGGCTCACCACTTCTTTCTGCTCCCAACTGCCAATAGCAAAATTATCGTCCCCAAATTCAGAAACGGATGAACGATTTGCAGATGAATCTTCGTCTGTCTTGTGCCActgcaaaaacaaatgaaagttatatttaaaacttaatacaCTTTAGACAGGTGAAAATTGCGAAGAAATAAACATTGGAGAGTTGATAATGCTGCTGCAATATTTGTTAAACTATAAAGCCAATTAAGGCCTTGGAAAAGTAATACCCATTGAAGAAAGGGTACCATTCAAACTAGCTGTGATTATAAAGGTATGAACTAtgtaggaatcgtaggatttCCAAATCCTCAATCAGATACATAGACACATGCATCTTTGCAGGTGCATCAATTCGTAAGAAGATCACGTGATAACTTGACAAAATCAggattaataataaaaaatattggtCTATATAATCAGATATAGCTACTGATCTGTGAGCATTAATGATTGACAAGAAAATCATCTATGAATACCAGTAAGATCGCAGACAGAGAAGTGtaatgcaaaataaaaaattaagaaatgatTCTTACCCCATGGGCATGAGATTCATCAGAGCTAAGCTGCCGGCGGTCAAAATCAATGTCATCCCCACCTTCTTCTCCATAGGCTTTCTTTAACAATGGTTCCCCTTTTGCTTTAGGAGACCTGAAGCttagctttctttttctccaagACAAAATGCTACGCTTGGAACTCTGCAACAGGGATGGCTCTGAAACAGATGCAGCAGAATCCTCAACATTTGAGCAGCCAACATCTGATTTGCGATTGCTGTAGTACACCCAATCCTCACCTTCCTCATTGATCCTCATGCTGGAGTAAAATGATCCTCCAGCATAATTTGCTGATGCTAGAGTACCATAACTAAATGATTTCCTTACAACAGAGTCATCCTTTACCTCATCTGATTCTCCTTCATCAAAATCGTCAAGTGAATCTGTGTCCAATGGATACTCACCATCATCACTCCGGGCAGAACACCTTCCTTCACTGCACTCATCCTCTCGACATGCTTTCTTTGCTCTTCTAGTCGAAACATACTCtgtaaaaattttcacttttctaAGACCAGCTTTAATTGCAGAAAGCTCATCCTTTTCCATTGAGACAGTTTCGCCGGACCGGGAAGGTGAAGCAACAGGCACTAATGCCCTCTGTACTGGCTCTGCGGTATCTTGAGCAGTTCTTAGTTCTAACAAGCTAAGTGATATCTACATGATGAACGAGAACTTAAAATTAGAATATGTAAAGGCCTTAAGGAAACGGATCAATCAAACACAGTAGAATTCTGCATGAAATGATTTAACGGCACATACACAGAGTTGGGGACCAGGTTCAGCAGCACCATTGGAGAGTATGAGGGGGATGTTTAACTCAAACTCTTTCTGTTCAGCAGCAGAAGCATATTCTGCAAGATTCAATGACACTGTCCCAACAACAGGAACCTTGTTCTTGGGCCCCTGGTTCAAGCCCTGCATCAAGAAAGATAACTTTCAATAAGTTTGAACAGTTAAAGAGCTATCGTCTGAAAACCAACAACAGCAGAAAATTGACAATGATAACAGAAAAATATGATGATAAAAAAGTTTAGGAGGTAAGAACCCCTCTGCGTCCAATGATCAGCACCAAAGGCAGAAAGTAATCCACACAGTTTCTACATATTACGTTTAACAAAGCTAGACCATTCAAAAAGTTCAGACAGAATAAAATTAGTCGAACAAACAAGTAAAAGAAGGATGAAAATAGTCTCTTCCAATATTTtctattgaataaaattaacaatctTTCAAAATATCAACAACTCCCCCACGGTCAACTGTCATAAAGAACACAACCAACAGTCTAATTATcttgaaaaaattattcaattcaACCAAATTAATAGTCAAAATTATTCTAAAGTAAATTCAATGTTATGATTTTTAATGAATATAGATCAGTTCAGAGAATCTTCATTCAAATTTCAGACCAATCAAACAGCCAAAATAACAGACCCAAGAAAATGTAGAAAAATAtaatcaaacataaaaaaagacaaaaaatttcATAGATGTAAAAGATTATctaaaaatacaataaattcGCAATACCCAAAACCCAAAAGGCCACCACTTCGAAAATCTAAACCCAAAAATTCTccataattttatcatttaaccatttttctaagaaaaaaacttaattttctaaaaacccacaaaattaaaacaaaaagagagagagagagagaatctGTTCTCCTGAGGCTTACATTCAAGACAGAGAAAGCGATCTCCCAAGGATGAAACACATTCTCTTTATAAGCCGATAAGCTACAAACGGTTTGAAACTCCTCATCCCATACAACGGCGCCGTTTTCGTCAACGCCGTCGACTTCCTTTGTGAAATTCCTCTTAACCGTTCGCCTCAGAGAACTGAGAGAAGCCTTTGGACCTTTCCATCGAATCTCGACCGTTAATTTCTGCGACTTCTCTGAACCTTCCCCGACCAGATCCCACCCTTCTAACCTCCGTACAATTAGTTTTACCTCGTACTTTTTCGAAACCAGAGGCGGCCATGGTCGCCACCTCATCATCTTCACCaccattttttaaaagaaaaaaaaaccagaaaaaagAACAACCTTAAAATTGTCGAATTATTAGTATTCTCCAGAAACCCAAACAAACCCAGAAAaactcttatttcttttctttctgggtttttttctagtttaaaccccaaaacaaaataaaaggtgGAAAATAGAAACAATCTTGGGTTCTTGAATCAAAATTTAGAAGAAAAGAAGTAAAGGGTAGTTAAAGAAAGGGATCAAAAATGgagattttaattgtttgaagGGGACTTAATCTGGTCTTGaagaacccaaaaaaaaaaagctcttGTGAGATAGAGAAGGGAAAGAGTgcttatattaatatataacaggaaagaaagaagaagagaagagagagtGAACGTTGAAGGATGAAGATCGAAGGCTGAGGGGTTAAAAAGTTAACTAGGGTTAAAAAAGAGGGGAGACCGGAGACAAAAACAAAGTAAGTATTAAGTAGGCAAACTGGCAAAGCAACACAGAGAGAGAAACAAGTTGTATGT from Theobroma cacao cultivar B97-61/B2 chromosome 5, Criollo_cocoa_genome_V2, whole genome shotgun sequence carries:
- the LOC18598441 gene encoding uncharacterized protein LOC18598441 produces the protein MVVKMMRWRPWPPLVSKKYEVKLIVRRLEGWDLVGEGSEKSQKLTVEIRWKGPKASLSSLRRTVKRNFTKEVDGVDENGAVVWDEEFQTVCSLSAYKENVFHPWEIAFSVLNGLNQGPKNKVPVVGTVSLNLAEYASAAEQKEFELNIPLILSNGAAEPGPQLCISLSLLELRTAQDTAEPVQRALVPVASPSRSGETVSMEKDELSAIKAGLRKVKIFTEYVSTRRAKKACREDECSEGRCSARSDDGEYPLDTDSLDDFDEGESDEVKDDSVVRKSFSYGTLASANYAGGSFYSSMRINEEGEDWVYYSNRKSDVGCSNVEDSAASVSEPSLLQSSKRSILSWRKRKLSFRSPKAKGEPLLKKAYGEEGGDDIDFDRRQLSSDESHAHGWHKTDEDSSANRSSVSEFGDDNFAIGSWEQKEVVSRDGHMKLQAQVFFASIDQRSERAAGESACTALVAVIADWFQNNRDLMPIKSQFDSLIREGSLEWRNLCENETYRERFPDKHFDLETVLQAKLRPLSVVRRKSFIGFFHPEGMDEGRFDFLHGAMSFDNIWDEISRAGAECPNTGEPQVYIVSWNDHFFILKVEPEAYYIIDTLGERLYEGCNQAYILKFDCNTVIHKLPNVAQSSDDKSSSDQQIATAAAEPKNSQVQQVNRKEEGPAAGAIATKPEESIKSEEREEVVCQGKESCKEYIKSFLAAIPIRELQADIKKGLMASTPLHHRLQIDFNYTEFLQSLPETSATPMTTATQMTTATPLSVEVPLTEVAA